A genomic segment from Agelaius phoeniceus isolate bAgePho1 chromosome 2, bAgePho1.hap1, whole genome shotgun sequence encodes:
- the LOC129117659 gene encoding olfactory receptor 52B2-like, whose protein sequence is MATWQDEQGPLSRTQRGRAARGAEGRSLVTCVLLCSISQVSWARPGSQGWFVPSASCLEPGQAGAEPGSAMYELNESSFDPITFVLTGIPGMEESHIWISVPFCLMYLTAVLSNLLLLFLITTDRSLHEPMYLFLAMLALSDLLLSTTTVPKMLAIFWFGAREISFDACITQMFFTHFSFIVESSVLLAMAFDRYVAVCAPLRYGALLTPSAIAKVAAAAVARGLCIMCPPIFLLKRLPYCGHNVMPHTYCEHMGIARLACADIRANVWYGLTTALLSSGLDVVLIAASYALILRTVFRLPTREARLKTLSTCGSHLCVILMFYVPAFFSFLTHRFGRHIPGQVHILLANLYVVVPPMLNPIVYGVRTRQIRERVTRLLCPAGTGCACPAWGDSC, encoded by the coding sequence atggctacatgGCAGGACGAACAGGGTCCTTTGTCCAGAACACAGCGAGGGAGGGCAGCCCGTGGGGCGGAAGGCAGGAGCCTTGTCACCTGTGTCCTGCTTTGCAGCATCTCTCAGGTGTCATGGGCAAGGCCAGGCTCACAGGGCTGGTTTGTCCCTTCTGCTTCCTGCTTAGAGCCGGGTCAGGCCGGGGCTGAGCCCGGGAGCGCCATGTACGAGCTCAACGAGAGCAGCTTCGACCCCATCACCTTTGTGCTGACGGGCATCCCGGGCATGGAGGAGTCCCACATCTGGATCTCCGTGCCCTTCTGCCTGATGTACCTCACCGCCGTGCTCAGcaacctgctgctcctcttcctcatcacCACGGACCGCAGCCTGCACGAGCCCATGTACCTGTTCCTGGCCATGCTGGCCCTCTCGGACCTGCTGCTGTCCACCACCACCGTGCCCAAAATGCTGGCCATCTTCTGGTTCGGCGCCAGGGAGATCTCCTTCGACGCCTGCATCACGCAGATGTTCTTCACCCACTTCAGCTTCATCGTGGAGTCCTCGGTGCTGCTGGCCATGGCCTTCGACCGCTACGTGGCCGTGTGCGCCCCGCTGCGCTACGGGGCCCTGCTGACGCCCTCGGCCATTGCCAAGGTGGCGGCGGCCGCCGTGGCCCGCGGGCTGTGCATCATGTGCCCGCCCATCTTCCTGCTGAAGCGCCTGCCCTACTGCGGGCACAACGTCATGCCCCACACCTACTGCGAGCACATGGGCATCGCCCGCCTGGCCTGCGCCGACATCCGCGCCAACGTCTGGTACGGGCTGACCACGGCGCTGCTCTCCTCGGGCCTGGACGTGGTGCTCATCGCCGCCTCCTACGCGCTCATCCTCCGCACCGTGTTCCGCCTGCCCACCCGCGAGGCGCGGCTCAAAACCCTCAGCACCTGCGGCTCCCACCTCTGCGTCATCCTCATGTTCTACGTGCCcgccttcttctccttcctgaCCCACCGCTTCGGCCGCCACATCCCCGGGCAGGTGCACATCCTGCTGGCCAACCTCTACGTGGTGGTGCCGCCCATGCTCAACCCCATCGTCTACGGGGTGAGGACGCGGCAGATCCGCGAGCGCGTCACCCGCCTGCTCTGCCCCGCGGGGACGGGCTGTGCCTGCCCCGCCTGGGGGGacagctgctga